From Verrucomicrobiota bacterium, one genomic window encodes:
- a CDS encoding sialate O-acetylesterase — protein MKKILMLSVGILAVTVPAAHADVRLPGVFADHLVLQRGVQLPIWGTADPGEGVTVKLAEQSVKTVADADGKWRVELAALAADTAPLTLTVSGKNTLTFSDVLVGEVWLASGQSNMGSPVSSLPNAEAVLAQAEDAELRFFTVTKKTAAEPQTDLMGKWEASNPQTAKGFSAVAYYFARELRRTRKCPVAVLHGSWGGTPIETWISLDGLKREPPLTKTLEQWEKAAGQYRKVQADPKIATDYVAELQRWKKEVESSFNAASKAYNAAKAAGKPVGEKPKPAWPEPTNPDPMGMPSPSRRPQTPAVSFNGMIAPLTPYAIRGVIWYQGEANGSAGLDYRALFPRLIQDWRRHWGTEFPFLYVQLPACGTDPGPVAESGWPWTREAQCLALSEPRTGMAITIDVGDPNNVHPADKFDVGQRLALLARRDVYGEKIVASGPLFRAFVVEGDKIRLHFRELGGGLTPGQAPWRAAGGEPLPTDRLIGFYIAGEDHKWVAAEAKIEGDSVLVANAAVPKPRAVRYGWSSSPRCNLYNREGLPASPFRTDTWPK, from the coding sequence ATGAAAAAAATCTTAATGCTGAGTGTGGGCATCCTGGCTGTCACGGTCCCTGCCGCGCACGCGGACGTCCGGCTGCCGGGCGTATTCGCCGATCATCTGGTGCTCCAACGCGGGGTCCAATTGCCCATCTGGGGGACTGCGGACCCCGGCGAAGGCGTCACTGTGAAACTCGCGGAGCAAAGCGTGAAAACCGTGGCGGACGCAGATGGCAAATGGCGGGTTGAACTGGCCGCGCTTGCAGCGGACACCGCCCCATTGACCCTGACGGTGAGCGGAAAGAACACGCTCACGTTTTCAGATGTGCTGGTGGGCGAGGTGTGGCTCGCCTCGGGGCAGTCGAACATGGGTTCCCCGGTGAGTTCCCTGCCCAATGCCGAGGCGGTGCTGGCGCAAGCGGAGGATGCCGAATTGCGTTTCTTCACCGTCACTAAAAAGACCGCCGCCGAGCCGCAAACCGATCTGATGGGAAAATGGGAGGCGTCCAATCCGCAAACCGCCAAGGGTTTTTCCGCCGTGGCGTATTATTTCGCGCGGGAACTGCGCCGCACCCGGAAATGTCCCGTGGCGGTGCTGCACGGTTCGTGGGGCGGAACACCCATTGAAACGTGGATCAGCCTGGACGGGTTGAAACGGGAGCCGCCGTTGACCAAAACGCTGGAGCAATGGGAAAAGGCGGCCGGGCAATACCGTAAAGTCCAAGCCGATCCAAAAATCGCCACGGATTATGTCGCGGAACTTCAGCGTTGGAAAAAAGAAGTCGAGTCGTCATTCAATGCGGCCAGCAAGGCTTACAACGCGGCCAAGGCAGCCGGAAAGCCGGTCGGCGAAAAGCCGAAGCCCGCCTGGCCCGAGCCGACGAACCCCGACCCGATGGGGATGCCGTCGCCTTCAAGGCGTCCGCAAACGCCGGCGGTGAGTTTTAACGGCATGATTGCGCCGCTGACGCCGTATGCGATTCGCGGCGTCATCTGGTACCAAGGGGAGGCGAACGGCAGCGCCGGGCTCGATTATCGCGCGCTCTTCCCGCGCCTGATTCAGGATTGGCGGCGGCATTGGGGAACCGAGTTTCCCTTCCTGTACGTCCAATTGCCCGCTTGTGGCACTGATCCCGGCCCGGTCGCCGAAAGCGGCTGGCCCTGGACGCGGGAGGCACAATGCCTGGCGCTCAGCGAACCCCGCACGGGCATGGCCATCACCATTGACGTGGGCGATCCGAATAACGTCCACCCCGCCGACAAATTCGACGTGGGCCAACGGCTGGCGCTGCTCGCGCGCAGAGATGTGTATGGCGAGAAAATTGTTGCCTCGGGTCCGTTGTTTCGTGCGTTTGTGGTCGAGGGGGATAAAATCCGTCTCCATTTTCGCGAGTTGGGTGGCGGACTGACGCCCGGTCAGGCGCCATGGCGCGCCGCCGGGGGCGAACCATTGCCCACCGACCGTTTGATCGGTTTTTATATCGCCGGTGAAGACCATAAATGGGTCGCGGCCGAGGCGAAGATCGAAGGTGATAGCGTGCTCGTTGCCAACGCTGCCGTGCCCAAGCCGCGCGCGGTGCGCTACGGCTGGTCCAGTTCACCTCGCTGCAATCTTTACAACCGGGAAGGCTTGCCCGCGTCACCTTTCCGCACCGACACCTGGCCAAAATGA
- a CDS encoding dihydroxy-acid dehydratase, producing the protein MTPRAERILTTACKTVTGKSLGENIDEWDIRSSRCTMLAKTIRVSGASALVLDPNDKLGPAGRTASGNLVPKPMLFFAGDERAVTLWRAAAGWNAGDVESQVAAYDENAELQVEPGRTIHGHAEIRAWLEQSFKDAHGMVRAELASLKQTPVLLFWQYAKGGVKTRRSLVRISTYRRGLIAKAYYEGRPAPLGEAQASGLMPYDPAFMFKPLDCIRTQPTAYTQDGGLSILYGQLAPEGCVIKTAGISEGFKAYCGANFVFEGPCVIFESQDDACAGILAGKVKAGDVAIIRNEGPRGGPGMQEMLSPTSYIVGMGLGDKVALVTDGRFSGGTAGACIGHVSPEAAEGGPIGLLKEGDRVRIDFPHRRIDILVSESELAERRKTFHPVKRELTGWLARYQMLVSNASQGGVMTLNIKH; encoded by the coding sequence ATGACCCCGCGGGCGGAGCGCATTCTGACCACCGCCTGCAAAACCGTCACGGGCAAGAGCCTGGGCGAGAATATTGACGAGTGGGACATCCGTTCCTCACGCTGCACCATGCTGGCCAAAACCATCCGGGTGTCCGGCGCTTCTGCGCTCGTGCTGGATCCCAACGACAAGCTGGGACCGGCCGGCCGCACCGCCAGCGGCAATCTGGTGCCCAAACCCATGCTGTTCTTTGCTGGCGATGAACGTGCCGTGACCCTCTGGCGCGCCGCTGCGGGCTGGAACGCGGGCGATGTGGAATCGCAAGTGGCCGCGTATGATGAAAATGCCGAACTGCAAGTCGAGCCGGGCAGAACGATCCATGGCCACGCGGAAATCCGCGCCTGGCTGGAGCAGAGTTTCAAGGACGCGCACGGCATGGTGCGCGCGGAACTGGCATCACTCAAGCAAACCCCGGTGTTGCTATTCTGGCAATACGCCAAAGGCGGGGTGAAAACGCGCCGCAGTTTGGTGCGTATTTCCACCTATCGCCGCGGGCTGATCGCCAAGGCGTATTACGAGGGGCGGCCCGCCCCGCTTGGCGAGGCACAAGCCTCGGGCCTCATGCCGTACGATCCGGCCTTCATGTTCAAGCCGCTGGACTGCATTCGCACCCAGCCGACGGCGTACACCCAGGATGGCGGTCTTTCCATCCTTTACGGGCAACTGGCCCCGGAAGGCTGCGTCATCAAAACCGCCGGTATCAGCGAGGGTTTCAAGGCGTATTGCGGCGCGAACTTTGTGTTTGAAGGGCCGTGCGTCATCTTTGAAAGCCAGGACGACGCCTGCGCGGGCATCCTGGCCGGTAAGGTCAAGGCGGGCGACGTGGCCATCATCCGCAACGAAGGGCCGCGCGGCGGCCCCGGCATGCAGGAAATGCTCTCCCCCACCAGCTACATCGTCGGCATGGGCTTAGGCGACAAAGTGGCGCTCGTCACCGACGGGCGTTTCAGTGGCGGCACGGCGGGCGCCTGCATCGGCCACGTCTCACCCGAGGCGGCAGAGGGCGGCCCGATCGGACTGCTCAAGGAAGGCGACCGCGTGCGCATAGACTTCCCGCATCGTCGCATAGACATTTTGGTGTCGGAAAGCGAATTGGCCGAGCGCCGGAAGACCTTCCACCCGGTAAAACGCGAGTTGACCGGCTGGCTGGCGCGATACCAGATGCTGGTGAGCAACGCCAGCCAGGGCGGGGTTATGACGTTAAACATCAAACATTGA
- a CDS encoding endo-1,4-beta-xylanase, translating into MNHQRRHQTGTQATRAFRALGPCILLTLIIQFVGLPARSAGPEARRSLRAAATGLFPVGVGISDRIPERAEDWPLLTTQFGAVTPENCLKPDPVQKEEGKFNFTQPDAFVNFATSNHLQMVGHCLVWAKDDRTPPWFYRDGTNPVSRELLLARMKTYIETVAGRYRGRIAMWDVVNEALDDGTNFLRPSGWSAVCGEEFIARAFEQAHAADPQALLIYNDYNNELPAKRAKQIRLVRSLREKHVPIHAIGLQGHYEIDRLPLAELEATLVAMREMGVKVVVSELDIDVIPRGGWWADGGKRREELAKLDPYRDGCPPEILKRQAEQYAQLFRLFRKHADVIARVSFWNLHDGQSWLNTFPWKRVNHPLLFDREGKPKPAFDAVMDALQRVKP; encoded by the coding sequence ATGAACCACCAACGCCGGCATCAAACCGGCACGCAAGCGACGCGGGCATTCCGAGCGCTTGGGCCGTGTATTCTTTTAACGCTCATCATTCAGTTCGTTGGGCTTCCCGCGCGCAGTGCCGGGCCGGAGGCGCGACGTTCTTTGCGCGCTGCCGCTACGGGATTATTTCCCGTCGGTGTCGGTATCAGTGACCGCATTCCGGAGCGGGCGGAGGACTGGCCGCTGCTCACCACGCAATTCGGCGCGGTGACGCCGGAGAATTGCCTGAAACCCGATCCGGTGCAGAAGGAGGAAGGGAAATTCAATTTTACCCAGCCTGATGCATTTGTAAATTTCGCCACCTCGAACCATCTTCAGATGGTGGGGCATTGCCTGGTCTGGGCGAAGGATGACCGCACACCGCCGTGGTTCTATCGCGATGGCACCAATCCCGTCAGCCGCGAACTGCTCCTGGCACGCATGAAGACGTATATCGAGACGGTGGCGGGACGCTACCGTGGCCGCATTGCGATGTGGGACGTGGTGAATGAGGCACTGGATGACGGCACGAATTTCCTGCGCCCCTCCGGCTGGAGCGCGGTCTGCGGCGAAGAGTTCATTGCCCGGGCGTTCGAGCAGGCGCACGCGGCGGACCCGCAGGCGCTGCTCATCTACAACGACTACAACAACGAGCTGCCAGCCAAGCGCGCCAAACAGATCCGGCTGGTGCGTTCGCTGCGGGAGAAACACGTGCCCATTCACGCCATCGGTTTGCAGGGTCACTACGAGATTGACCGCCTGCCGCTGGCGGAACTCGAAGCCACGCTCGTCGCCATGCGGGAGATGGGCGTGAAAGTGGTGGTGTCTGAGTTGGATATTGATGTGATCCCGCGAGGCGGATGGTGGGCGGATGGCGGCAAGCGGCGCGAGGAACTCGCCAAACTCGATCCTTACCGCGACGGTTGCCCGCCAGAAATCCTAAAACGGCAGGCCGAGCAATATGCCCAACTTTTCCGCCTGTTCCGCAAACACGCGGATGTCATCGCGCGCGTCTCGTTCTGGAACCTGCACGACGGCCAAAGCTGGCTGAACACGTTTCCCTGGAAACGGGTGAATCACCCGCTGCTCTTTGATCGTGAGGGAAAACCGAAGCCAGCGTTTGACGCAGTGATGGACGCGTTGCAGCGTGTGAAACCATGA
- a CDS encoding discoidin domain-containing protein, whose translation MKIKLSSSLALTLSMTVVLALFGAAARVSAVDPVSLKVVKVDSEETAGEDGKGANAVDGDPNTKWHTQWQDNSPGYPHEIIIELSRACKIQGFTYLPRQDDTENGNIKDYEFYVSEDGKEFGSPVKKGAFERSKGKKTVVFQPKACKFVKLKALSEINDQAWAAAAEIGVIQEGEKVVIKPTLKVVKVDSEETAGEDGKGANAVDGDPNTKWHTQWQDNSPSHPHEIIIELDPPAKIQGFTYLPRQDDGENGSIKDYEFYVSDDGKEFGQPVAKGAFAGGKDKKTVLFELKQCRFVKLKALSELADQAWTSAAEIGVVAEGEKVSIKPVLKVVKADSEETAGEDGKAANAVDGDPNTKWHTQWQDNSPGYPHEIIIELNPPGKITGFTYLPRQDEGENGTIKDYEFYVSEDGKEFGQPVKKGTFESGKTKKTVIFDATACKFIKLKALSEVNNQAWASAAEIDVIPE comes from the coding sequence ATGAAAATCAAACTTTCCAGTTCGTTGGCGCTGACGTTGAGTATGACGGTTGTGCTGGCATTGTTTGGCGCGGCAGCACGGGTAAGCGCGGTGGACCCCGTCTCGCTCAAAGTGGTCAAGGTGGATAGCGAGGAAACTGCCGGGGAAGACGGCAAAGGGGCCAATGCGGTGGACGGCGACCCCAACACCAAGTGGCACACCCAATGGCAGGATAATAGTCCGGGGTACCCGCACGAAATCATCATTGAGCTGAGTCGGGCGTGCAAGATCCAGGGCTTCACGTATCTGCCCCGTCAGGATGATACGGAGAATGGCAACATCAAAGATTACGAATTCTATGTGAGTGAGGATGGCAAGGAATTCGGGTCGCCGGTGAAGAAAGGCGCGTTTGAGCGGAGCAAGGGAAAGAAAACGGTGGTCTTCCAGCCAAAGGCCTGCAAATTCGTCAAGCTCAAGGCGCTCTCGGAAATCAACGACCAAGCGTGGGCGGCAGCGGCGGAAATCGGCGTGATCCAGGAAGGGGAAAAGGTGGTGATCAAACCCACCTTGAAAGTGGTCAAGGTGGATAGCGAGGAGACCGCCGGGGAAGATGGCAAGGGCGCGAATGCGGTGGACGGCGATCCCAACACCAAATGGCACACGCAATGGCAGGATAACAGCCCGTCGCATCCGCATGAAATCATCATCGAACTGGACCCGCCCGCCAAAATTCAGGGGTTTACCTATCTGCCCCGCCAGGATGACGGCGAGAACGGCAGCATCAAAGATTATGAATTTTATGTCAGCGATGACGGTAAGGAATTTGGGCAACCGGTTGCGAAGGGCGCCTTTGCCGGAGGCAAGGATAAGAAGACGGTGTTGTTTGAACTGAAGCAGTGCCGGTTCGTCAAACTCAAGGCGCTTTCGGAACTGGCCGACCAAGCGTGGACCTCGGCGGCGGAAATTGGCGTGGTGGCGGAAGGGGAAAAGGTGAGCATCAAACCCGTGCTCAAAGTTGTCAAAGCGGACAGCGAAGAAACCGCCGGGGAAGATGGCAAGGCCGCCAACGCGGTGGACGGTGATCCCAACACCAAATGGCATACCCAATGGCAGGATAACAGCCCGGGTTATCCGCATGAAATCATCATCGAACTGAATCCGCCTGGAAAAATCACCGGGTTCACGTATCTGCCCCGCCAGGATGAAGGCGAAAATGGCACCATCAAGGATTATGAGTTTTATGTGAGCGAGGACGGCAAGGAATTCGGGCAACCGGTGAAAAAAGGCACGTTTGAATCCGGCAAGACGAAGAAGACGGTGATATTCGACGCCACGGCCTGCAAATTCATCAAGCTCAAGGCGCTCTCCGAGGTGAACAACCAGGCCTGGGCCTCAGCGGCGGAGATTGATGTCATTCCCGAATAG
- the kdpA gene encoding potassium-transporting ATPase subunit KdpA has protein sequence MRNTDWLQLALFVTALAAITKPMGLYLVRVLDANGRTWLDPVLRPLERLTYRLMGVDSGKEQDWKQYTMAMLLFSLVGCLFTYAILRLQHLLPLNPQGFGPLSPDLAFNTAVSFATNTNWQSYVGETTMSYLSQMVGLAFHNFVSAATGIAIAAALVRGIARHSTRMLGNFWVDLVRVTYYLLLPICLVFSIVLVSQGMIQNFKPYTKAKLTESFTIQVPKTDDKGQPVMTNVAVMVQVPKLDAQGKPMLANGVAVMMEVPQLDAKGQPVMTNLPVMVDQKVEEQTIAQGPMASQVAIKMLGTNGGGYANANAAHPFENPTPLSNFLQMLSIFAIGSGLTYYLGRMTKNQAHGWSVWAAMMALFLAGTLVCWWAEAHGNPIHQQLGIAVADGNMEGKEVRFGISNSALFATVTTDASCGAVNAMHDSFTALGGLVPLFNMQLGEIIIGGVGAGLYGMLVFVVLAVFIAGLMVGRTPEYLGKKIQAYEVKMAMLALLVLAVSILGFSAWASVSKWGLDGLNNAGPHGLSELLYAYSSGTGNNGSAFAGLSANTPWLNTTLGLAMLIGRFLMIVPILALAGSLAQKKIAPPSAGTFPVSGGTFVVLLLGTVLLVGALNFLPALTLGPVVEHFLNLQGKLF, from the coding sequence ATGAGAAATACCGACTGGCTGCAACTGGCCCTCTTCGTCACCGCGCTCGCGGCGATCACCAAGCCGATGGGGCTGTATCTCGTGCGCGTGCTCGATGCCAACGGCAGAACCTGGCTCGATCCCGTCCTGCGACCATTGGAGCGGCTCACCTATCGCCTGATGGGGGTGGACTCCGGCAAGGAGCAGGATTGGAAGCAATACACCATGGCCATGCTGCTCTTCAGCCTGGTGGGTTGCCTGTTCACCTATGCCATCTTGCGGCTGCAACACCTGTTGCCGCTGAATCCGCAAGGGTTCGGGCCGCTGAGCCCCGATCTCGCGTTCAATACCGCCGTGAGTTTCGCGACCAACACCAACTGGCAAAGCTACGTGGGCGAAACCACGATGTCCTATCTCTCGCAGATGGTCGGGCTGGCCTTCCACAACTTCGTTTCCGCCGCGACGGGCATCGCGATCGCCGCCGCGCTGGTCCGGGGTATTGCGCGGCACTCGACCCGGATGCTCGGCAATTTCTGGGTGGACCTGGTGCGGGTCACCTATTACCTGCTGCTGCCGATCTGCCTGGTATTCTCCATCGTGCTCGTCTCGCAAGGCATGATTCAGAACTTCAAGCCCTACACGAAGGCTAAACTTACGGAGTCTTTCACCATTCAAGTTCCCAAGACCGACGACAAGGGGCAACCGGTGATGACGAATGTGGCCGTGATGGTTCAAGTGCCCAAGTTGGACGCCCAGGGCAAACCCATGCTGGCCAACGGGGTCGCAGTAATGATGGAGGTGCCGCAACTCGACGCCAAGGGCCAACCGGTCATGACCAACCTGCCGGTGATGGTGGACCAGAAAGTGGAGGAACAAACCATCGCCCAAGGCCCGATGGCCTCGCAGGTTGCCATCAAGATGCTCGGCACGAATGGCGGCGGTTACGCCAACGCCAACGCGGCGCACCCGTTCGAGAATCCCACGCCGCTGTCCAACTTCCTCCAGATGCTTTCGATCTTCGCCATCGGTAGCGGGCTGACGTATTACCTTGGCCGCATGACCAAGAATCAGGCCCACGGGTGGTCCGTGTGGGCGGCCATGATGGCGCTGTTTCTCGCCGGTACGTTGGTGTGCTGGTGGGCGGAGGCCCATGGGAATCCCATTCACCAACAACTTGGCATCGCCGTTGCGGACGGCAATATGGAGGGCAAGGAAGTCCGTTTCGGCATCTCCAATTCCGCGTTGTTTGCCACCGTGACAACTGACGCCTCCTGCGGCGCGGTCAACGCGATGCACGATTCCTTTACGGCGCTGGGCGGTTTGGTCCCATTGTTCAACATGCAGCTTGGCGAGATCATCATCGGGGGCGTGGGTGCGGGGCTTTACGGGATGCTTGTATTCGTCGTGCTCGCCGTGTTCATCGCGGGCTTGATGGTTGGGCGCACGCCGGAATACCTCGGCAAGAAGATCCAGGCGTATGAGGTTAAAATGGCGATGCTGGCCTTGTTGGTACTGGCGGTGTCCATCCTCGGTTTTTCCGCGTGGGCATCCGTCAGCAAGTGGGGGTTGGACGGTCTGAACAACGCCGGCCCGCACGGGTTGAGCGAACTGCTTTACGCCTATAGCTCCGGCACGGGCAACAACGGCAGCGCCTTTGCCGGACTGAGCGCCAACACACCCTGGTTGAACACGACCCTCGGTCTGGCGATGTTGATTGGCCGGTTCCTGATGATCGTGCCGATCCTGGCGCTGGCCGGCTCACTCGCCCAAAAGAAAATCGCTCCGCCCAGCGCCGGGACGTTCCCGGTCTCCGGCGGCACGTTTGTGGTCCTGCTGCTTGGCACCGTCCTGCTGGTCGGGGCGTTGAACTTCCTCCCGGCACTGACGTTGGGGCCGGTGGTCGAGCACTTTCTCAACCTGCAAGGCAAATTGTTTTAA
- the kdpF gene encoding K(+)-transporting ATPase subunit F, translating into METLIVGLVALLLFVYLFVAVIWPEKF; encoded by the coding sequence ATGGAAACCTTAATCGTGGGCCTCGTTGCCCTGCTATTGTTCGTTTATCTATTCGTGGCCGTGATTTGGCCGGAAAAATTCTAA
- a CDS encoding metallophosphoesterase family protein, protein MKIGLIADTHDHFDPRIPELFAGVDHILHAGDICRPNIVQALEQIAPVTAILGNNDQWLPYREMELVELDGLKILIRHIVRPANPQDSIHGAVERAQADLVVFGHTHIAYEQRFGRTLFVNPGYAGRQRFAQKRSVALCHTQPELRVEFLGL, encoded by the coding sequence ATGAAAATTGGCCTGATTGCGGATACGCACGATCACTTTGATCCGCGCATTCCCGAACTCTTTGCGGGCGTGGACCATATTTTGCACGCCGGTGATATTTGCCGCCCCAACATTGTCCAGGCGTTGGAACAGATTGCCCCCGTGACCGCCATCCTGGGCAACAATGACCAGTGGCTGCCGTATCGCGAAATGGAGTTGGTGGAATTGGACGGGCTGAAAATCCTGATTCGCCATATTGTGCGTCCCGCCAATCCTCAGGACTCGATTCATGGCGCCGTGGAACGCGCACAGGCGGACTTGGTGGTGTTTGGCCATACCCATATTGCGTATGAACAACGCTTCGGCCGAACTCTGTTTGTGAATCCTGGCTACGCGGGACGCCAGCGTTTTGCTCAAAAGCGCAGTGTGGCGTTATGCCATACCCAGCCGGAACTGCGGGTAGAGTTTCTTGGGTTGTAA